One window from the genome of Lachancea thermotolerans CBS 6340 chromosome B complete sequence encodes:
- a CDS encoding KLTH0B00572p (similar to uniprot|Q12235 Saccharomyces cerevisiae YLL055W Hypothetical ORF) has product MLATESDRSSGSLSLENADKILVNIVENEIGQSEDQIEDKVTTSRDADVTLGFLLDNNVLVPAVSYEEERRLARKVLWTIVPLCALIDFVLYADKATASYTSIFGMWKDTNLDQNKYSNSTTLFYVGFIIGQVNLLFLQKFPVGRVVAALSFFWSLIIYLHTVTTSYQGIYALRFFLGFVEAIAVPALNVTMGQFLTAEEKSWTAPLFYTTCLGNEIVVGFIAFGILHAKPAFAIWKLFMIVIATISLLVTILVLFLYPNNPTDARFLNLKEKIWVIRRVQRTTGSSIEQKVIKKQQIIEALKDPVSWLFCAFFFCNQLSNNLVYQEKLLFKEIGISTLGSTLVSVAYGSFSVTCAVIASSIIRKKKNSTAYSVVFWTLFPLVGSIAMVTLPWDRTYALLAMICICAPKGIAWILMFSWTSTSTSGHTKKITRNALIMFWYGVANIIAPQLWRANDGPRYYPAWIVQIVFAFFLAPISALAIRYILARRNEERKSSLDGGTPLGLIKSTDIESASTIKGNIALLDLTDLENDHFIYPL; this is encoded by the coding sequence ATGTTGGCCACTGAATCCGATCGCAGCTCTGGAAGCCTATCTCTTGAAAACGCTGACAAGATATTAGTTAATATTGTGGAAAACGAAATAGGTCAAAGCGAGGATCAGATCGAAGACAAAGTCACcacatcacgtgatgcaGATGTTACGTTAGGATTTCTGCTTGACAATAATGTTTTGGTACCAGCCGTCAgttatgaagaagagaggcGCTTAGCGAGGAAGGTTTTGTGGACTATCGTGCCTCTGTGTGCTCTCATAGATTTTGTGCTTTACGCTGACAAGGCCACTGCGTCGTACACCTCCATTTTCGGCATGTGGAAAGACACAAACTTGGATCAAAACAAGTACAGCAACTCCACGACCTTGTTTTATGTTGGTTTTATCATAGGCCAAGTAAATTTACTTTTTCTCCAAAAGTTCCCTGTGGGGCGCGTGGTAGCCgctttgagctttttttggtcCCTTATAATATATTTGCATACCGTAACAACCAGTTACCAGGGCATCTATGCTCTCCGATTTTTCTTAGGATTTGTCGAAGCGATAGCAGTACCAGCTCTCAATGTTACAATGGGCCAATTTTTGACTGCGGAAGAAAAAAGCTGGACTGCTCCTTTATTCTACACTACTTGCTTGGGAAACGAGATAGTTGTTGGCTTTATCGCTTTCGGAATTTTACATGCAAAACCGGCGTTTGCTAtttggaagctttttaTGATTGTAATTGCTACTATAAGTCTTCTCGTAACAATTTTGGTCCTGTTCTTGTATCCCAACAATCCGACAGACGCACGtttcttgaatttgaaagagaaaaTCTGGGTAATTAGAAGAGTCCAAAGGACAACAGGATCCTCAATCGAGCAGAAGGTCATTAAAAAACAGCAAATCAtcgaagctttgaaagacccCGTTTCTTGGCTATTCTgcgccttttttttctgcAACCAGCTTTCGAACAACCTTGTTTATCAAGAGAAGTTGCTGTTTAAGGAAATCGGAATTTCAACGTTAGGGTCTACTCTAGTTTCTGTCGCATACGGCAGTTTTTCTGTGACTTGCGCTGTTATAGCGTCAAGCATCAttcgaaagaaaaagaactcAACCGCTTACTCGGTGGTATTTTGGACTCTCTTTCCACTTGTTGGCAGTATCGCAATGGTCACCTTACCTTGGGATAGAACGTATGCACTTTTAGCCATGATTTGTATTTGTGCGCCTAAGGGGATTGCCTGGATATTGATGTTTAGCTGGACTTCCACCTCAACTTCCGGTCACACTAAGAAAATTACAAGAAACGCACTGATCATGTTTTGGTATGGAGTTGCTAATATTATTGCGCCACAACTCTGGAGGGCAAATGATGGGCCCAGATATTATCCCGCTTGGATTGTCCAGATTGTTTTCgcattttttttggcaCCAATATCTGCATTGGCTATTCGGTACATTCTGGCCAgaagaaatgaagaaagGAAATCGTCCTTAGACGGCGGAACACCGCTAGGTTTAATCAAAAGCACGGATATAGAGTCTGCTTCCACCATCAAAGGTAATATTGCGCTTCTCGATCTCActgatcttgaaaatgaccACTTTATATATCCATTGTAA
- a CDS encoding sodium:solute symporter family protein (similar to uniprot|P33413 Saccharomyces cerevisiae YHL016C DUR3 Plasma membrane urea transporter expression is highly sensitive to nitrogen catabolite repression and induced by allophanate the last intermediate of the allantoin degradative pathway), which translates to MSEFVLNQGYGYGIVLGLGALFSVLMIALSWAIAKFLNQKQDSERFTTASRNVKQGLISSAVVSSWTWPATLLTSNLWTYSYGIVGAYWYSVTGCFQILVFTLVAIEIKLKCPGIHTIAEVAKVRFGKWGHFCYLFYSLGTNVIVSGMILLGGSQGIAYTTGMNIIAACFLLPVSVCIYTLFGGLQATFLSDWSHTIVIYIMVIVSIVTVYCTSDLIGSPDKMYDLLKDMGESFPLESSANGSYLTFANKDIILTAWNALLGGAATVFMDPSYSQKAIAAGSKEVMRGYMLGGICWQIIPLGLGTSMGLASLALTKNPAFFTYPNKLTDLEAGRGLSLVYAMTAIFGKSGAACAVVMVFMSATSAMSAELISCSSILTYDFYKTYVNPKASGKQLVYVSHLNVIGFSLCMGALAVVFNYIGVTLGWLFSFVGIALGPAFFGLLGMLFYKKMNTMALVVGVPSATLCGIVGWVASATRYSSDGRVDKASLSLSEPLAFGNFISVFSSGIFVWILSQVKSQSWNFNEMNETYFETQIADDADSDEIEFSQVSKESVKDLRKHIFITKILVFCQFIIFLIIIPLSMYGTKYIFSRKLFRGYVCIIIIWAFLAAMWIIFYPLYESKSNLIFVFKKLIGKASTDSSADLSQTDTSSIEREKLDKTSINVAAI; encoded by the coding sequence ATGAGCGAATTTGTGTTGAACCAAGGTTATGGTTATGGTATCGTGCTTGGCTTAGGTGCCCTGTTTAGCGTCCTCATGATAGCATTATCATGGGCAATTgcgaagttcttgaaccaAAAACAGGACTCGGAGCGTTTCACGACTGCTTCTCGTAATGTGAAGCAGGGTCTTATATCCTCGGCTGTTGTATCTTCCTGGACATGGCCAGCAACACTACTGACCTCCAACTTGTGGACGTACTCCTACGGGATTGTGGGCGCGTATTGGTACAGTGTTACGGGTTGCTTTCAAATACTCGTGTTTACCCTAGTAGCAATCGAAATTAAGCTCAAATGTCCTGGAATTCACACTATTGCTGAGGTCGCTAAAGTGAGATTTGGTAAGTGGGGCCACTTTTGCTACTTGTTTTACTCCCTCGGCACAAACGTGATTGTGTCAGGCATGATTCTCCTGGGTGGATCGCAGGGGATCGCTTACACAACTGGTATGAATATAATAGCAGCATGTTTTCTGCTGCCAGTCAGTGTATGCATTTACACGCTCTTTGGGGGATTGCAAGCTACGTTTTTATCTGATTGGTCACACACAATCGTCATCTATATAATGGTGATTGTTTCGATTGTGACAGTCTATTGCACTTCAGACCTTATCGGATCTCCAGACAAAATGTATGACCTGCTGAAAGACATGGGGGAGTCGTTTCCACTTGAGTCCTCAGCCAACGGCTCTTACTTGACATTTGCCAACAAAGATATAATTCTGACTGCTTGGAACGCTTTATTAGGAGGGGCTGCAACAGTTTTTATGGACCCATCATATTCACAAAAGGCTATTGCCGCGGGTAGTAAGGAGGTTATGAGAGGCTATATGCTAGGTGGGATTTGCTGGCAAATCATACCACTGGGACTTGGAACCTCGATGGGATTAGCGTCCCTTGCTTTAACCAAGAATCCTGCTTTCTTCACATATCCAAACAAATTAACTGACCTAGAGGCAGGAAGGGGCTTGTCATTGGTTTATGCTATGACCGcaatttttggaaagtCAGGCGCAGCTTGTGCTGTTGTTATGGTTTTTATGTCAGCGACGTCAGCGATGTCAGCAGAGCTCATATCTTGCTCTTCAATCTTGACATATGACTTCTATAAGACTTACGTTAATCCCAAGGCTTCTGGTAAACAACTTGTCTATGTCTCGCACCTGAACGTCATCGGCTTTTCGCTATGCATGGGAGCATTGGCAGTTGTATTTAACTACATCGGCGTAACCCTTGGGTGGTTGTTCAGCTTTGTGGGAATTGCTCTTGGGCCAGCATTTTTTGGGTTATTGGGTATGCTATTTTACAAGAAGATGAATACAATGGCTCTGGTCGTTGGTGTTCCCTCAGCAACACTTTGTGGTATTGTGGGCTGGGTAGCCTCCGCCACGCGCTACTCAAGCGACGGAAGAGTCGataaagcttctctttctctcaGTGAACCTTTGGCTTTCGGCAACTTTATTTCGGTTTTTTCAAGTGGCATCTTCGTATGGATCCTTTCGCAAGTCAAGTCCCAGAGCTGGAATTTTAATGAAATGAACGAAACTTACTTTGAAACACAAATAGCGGATGATGCAGACTCTGACGAGATCGAGTTTTCCCAAGTATCTAAAGAGTCAGTCAAGGATCTTAGGAAGCACATTTTTATCACCAAAATATTGGTTTTCTGTCAGTTTATCATTTTCCTGATCATTATCCCATTATCAATGTATGGAACCAAATatatcttttcaagaaaattgTTTCGCGGTTACGTCTGCATAATTATCATATGGGCCTTCCTGGCTGCAATGTGGATCATTTTCTATCCCCTATATGAATCAAAGTCTAATTTGATATTcgttttcaagaaactaATAGGAAAAGCTTCGACAGATAGCAGTGCAGATCTATCTCAAACAGACACTAGCTCCattgaaagagaaaaacttgataaGACTTCCATCAATGTGGCCGCTATATAA
- a CDS encoding KLTH0B00484p (weakly similar to uniprot|Q12300 Saccharomyces cerevisiae YDL138W RGT2 Plasma membrane glucose receptor) translates to MTVEEKLNGEVTEVGDVASSDQSIKVAAVFKEYEPEKEVLSEVDQIIREYELEDHRELLTRGALWANNPGILETESYSDEDRRVAKQAQERPLSSLSKHMLLAALCTSCAAINFGMDESAIGGAVLQYQKQFNITDPNIQGLTVAAPYLAAACLGSPLTIYLDNYVGRKWIVFLSCFIGFAGSLIQGFSNGLGCLLFARLFLGIGMGLNSSTVPIYTAECSPAISRGAILMLWQTFIALGVCLGSVFNRAFVNISGSLSWRLMIGSSAVAPFVTGILIFFPPESPRWLIAHGKTRESLYSLMKLRPHELSGARDFYILHQSLKFESELENQLSSWQQFLSLFTNRRNRFALIVSLIGILGQQYGGVNILVSYTTTILTNAGVDSVTAIAGSIGIGGGCFLATFLSTQLIDRFGRRKMLLFTLPMEALCLFWLGGVLNVNDAQSRLGAGLASMYVYVLFYGAGIGPVSFTLVAETSSITVRMAHSATCMFVNWILDFCLSMTWPKMESSMTASGGLYFYGAFNIVVWILTFLCIPETMRFTLEQLDEIFKVGVSAHIKKSLHRIVRN, encoded by the coding sequence ATGACAGTGGAAGAAAAGTTAAATGGGGAAGTTACAGAGGTTGGCGACGTTGCATCTTCTGATCAATCAATCAAAGTTGCAGCTGTCTTTAAAGAGTATGagccagaaaaagaagttctttctgAGGTTGATCAAATTATAAGGGAATATGAATTGGAAGATCATCGAGAGCTGTTGACTCGGGGCGCATTGTGGGCTAATAACCCAGGTATCCTTGAGACCGAAAGCTACAGCGATGAAGACCGTCGAGTTGCTAAACAAGCGCAAGAAAGGCCACTTTCATCGCTATCTAAGCATATGCTGTTAGCCGCTCTATGTACCTCATGCGCAGCTATTAACTTCGGGATGGATGAAAGTGCGATTGGAGGTGCTGTTTTACAATACCAAAAGCAGTTCAATATCACTGATCCTAATATACAAGGTCTTACCGTTGCTGCTCCATACCTTGCTGCCGCTTGTTTGGGCTCCCCTCTTACTATCTACCTCGACAATTATGTGGGAAGAAAATGGattgtttttttgagttgctTCATTGGATTTGCTGGGTCGCTCATCCAAGGGTTCTCGAATGGACTTGGCTGCCTTTTATTCGCGAGGTTGTTTCTTGGGATTGGAATGGGCTTGAACTCTTCCACTGTACCAATTTACACAGCCGAGTGTTCTCCAGCGATATCTCGCGGCGCCATTTTAATGCTATGGCAAACATTCATAGCGCTCGGTGTATGCTTGGGCTCGGTTTTCAATCGGGCTTTCGTCAATATAAGCGGATCACTTTCATGGCGCCTTATGATAGGGTCTTCGGCGGTTGCTCCATTCGTCACAGGAATTTTAATCTTTTTTCCACCTGAATCCCCAAGATGGCTTATCGCCCACGGCAAAACAAGAGAGTCTTTGTACTCATTAATGAAACTTAGACCTCACGAACTCTCGGGTGCGCGGGACTTTTACATTCTTCATCAATCCCTTAAGTTCGAGTCTGAATTAGAAAATCAGTTATCTTCTTGGCAGCAGTTTTTGTCTCTTTTCACTAACAGGAGAAACAGGTTCGCCTTAATCGTTTCACTGATTGGAATTCTGGGTCAGCAGTATGGAGGTGTCAACATCTTAGTATCTTATACAACAACAATTTTAACGAATGCCGGTGTTGACTCCGTTACAGCAATTGCAGGCTCAATTGGTATTGGAGGTGGTTGTTTCTTAGCAACATTTTTGTCGACGCAGCTGATTGACCGTTTTGGGAGAAGGAAAATGCTTCTATTTACTCTACCCATGGAGGCCTTGTGTTTATTTTGGTTGGGAGGTGTTCTCAACGTTAACGATGCACAAAGCAGACTGGGTGCAGGCCTGGCTTCAATGTATGTGTACGTTTTGTTTTACGGTGCTGGGATTGGACCTGTAAGCTTCACTTTGGTAGCTGAGACCTCGTCCATAACCGTGAGAATGGCACACAGTGCCACCTGTATGTTTGTGAATTGGATTCTAGACTTCTGTTTGAGCATGACATGGCCAAAAATGGAATCTTCAATGACAGCTTCAGGAGGTCTTTATTTCTACGGCGCTTTTAATATTGTTGTTTGGATTTTGACGTTCCTATGTATCCCAGAAACAATGCGCTTTACgctggagcagcttgaTGAAATATTCAAAGTGGGCGTTTCGGCTCACATTAAGAAATCTTTGCACAGGATAGTCCGCAACTAA
- a CDS encoding KLTH0B00528p (conserved hypothetical protein), translating into MTIDHTAKRSSELEVGNAKRAQLTSPKRKNLIVNAFIMGSAGNQSVGIWKHPQDKSAELYQSPEYWINLAKLLERGKFNAVFLADVLGPYDVYKGPANVGPVAKAGSQWPISDPSYFIPLMAAVTTKLAFGMTISTISEQPYHLARRLGTLDLLTNGRVGWNIVTSYLDSASRNLLDGKNLPPNEERYARAGEYVDVIYKLFLSSWRDESFKADKKTGVFTDPEGLRHINHVGKYFNVPGPAITHPSQQKLPVIIQAGTSAKGKDLSAKNAEVVFLASLTPEALGASIKEIKQIATTKYHRNPSKIKFIGLVTVILGDTHEEAENKYNEYKANYSDEEGAKAMFSGWTGVDIDKFEDDEVLSNVDHIAIASAVKKWQTAYPRVEKWTKRAIIDEIKVGGSGPVLIGTPQEVASEIQNWVDISDIDGFNFAYTVLPQSFEEIIDKLLPELEKLGLFWHDYPNASDSSKYLTFREQLFGEPSLDKTHPASDLRWKADETREAYEARIGEALKKLVL; encoded by the coding sequence ATGACAATTGACCACACAGCGAAACGCAGCTCGGAGCTCGAGGTCGGAAACGCCAAGAGAGCGCAATTGACGTCTCCAAAGCGCAAAAATTTGATCGTCAACGCCTTCATCATGGGATCTGCAGGTAACCAATCTGTTGGAATCTGGAAACATCCCCAAGACAAGTCCGCGGAGCTCTATCAATCACCAGAATATTGGATAAATCTCGCCAAACTTCTCGAGAGGGGAAAGTTCAATGCGGTCTTCCTGGCAGACGTACTGGGACCGTATGACGTATATAAGGGTCCCGCGAACGTTGGCCCGGTTGCCAAGGCTGGATCACAATGGCCCATCTCGGACCCTAGCTATTTTATCCCACTGATGGCAGCAGTGACTACAAAACTCGCCTTTGGAATGACCATTTCAACCATCAGCGAGCAGCCGTACCACTTGGCCAGGCGCTTGGGAACGCTCGACCTGCTTACCAACGGAAGAGTTGGCTGGAATATAGTGACGTCTTACTTGGACAGCGCTTCCAGAAATTTGCTTGACGGCAAGAATCTGCCTCCTAACGAGGAGCGCTACGCCCGAGCTGGTGAATACGTTGATGTTATCTACAAATTGTTTCTAAGTTCATGGAGAGACGAAAGCTTCAAGGCTGATAAAAAAACAGGAGTGTTCACCGACCCTGAAGGCCTTAGACACATCAATCATGTGGGCAAATACTTCAATGTACCTGGGCCAGCTATCACTCATCCTAGCCAGCAAAAACTACCAGTTATAATTCAGGCTGGCACTTCGGCCAAAGGAAAAGATCTTTCTGCAAAAAACGCTGAGGTAGTTTTTCTTGCTAGCTTGACTCCAGAAGCTCTCGGCGCTTCTATAAAAGAGATAAAGCAGATTGCGACTACAAAATACCATAGGAATCCATCGAAAATCAAGTTCATTGGACTGGTTACTGTTATATTGGGAGATACTCATGAAGAGGCAGAAAATAAATACAACGAATACAAAGCAAACTATTCCGATGAGGAGGGAGCCAAGGCCATGTTTTCGGGTTGGACAGGCGTAGATATTGACAAGttcgaggacgacgaggtACTTTCTAACGTTGATCATATTGCCATTGCATCGGCGGTCAAGAAATGGCAAACAGCCTATCCCAGAGTGGAGAAGTGGACAAAGAGGGCTATCATAGATGAAATCAAGGTTGGTGGGAGCGGCCCTGTATTGATCGGAACCCCCCAAGAAGTTGCAAGTGAAATTCAGAACTGGGTGGATATCTCTGACATAGATGGTTTTAACTTTGCGTACACAGTTCTTCCTCAGTCTTTCGAAGAGATTATCGACAAACTGCtgcctgagcttgaaaagctgggATTGTTCTGGCATGATTACCCAAATGCTTCCGACTCTTCCAAGTACTTAACTTTCAGAGAGCAATTGTTTGGGGAGCCATCGCTTGATAAGACACACCCGGCCTCGGACTTGAGATGGAAAGCAGATGAAACGAGAGAGGCTTACGAAGCAAGAATTGGGGAAGCCTTGAAAAAATTAGTGTTGTAG
- a CDS encoding zinc-binding alcohol dehydrogenase family protein (weakly similar to uniprot|P53912 Saccharomyces cerevisiae YNL134C) encodes MYKRKLESVDVGSILVSQMQERHLKRISIRSGPLIGVEAPLPLFQQAAVVKSFEEEIIVSDQIPVPQRLEDHEILIRNKYTGLNHVDWKSKKYRFNIHSFPWINGRESSGIVVRRGAKVDRDRFPIGAEVFLASTCYRELKTSTFQEFTVFDSRLVWRLPREILPDGTTRKRFGLDFAAGVGVPLVTAGSALSSFVDFNEIGKADQGRSLVVWGGSSSVGIFTIQLARNLGIFKNIIAVSSLRYEDYLKELGATAVIDRTLPSEELVQKFQELCPTGVDYGVDVISKKTAELVLEILKDGKGTKKSLVCLSGAPGEDVRAKYPDIKVEAVGIKRFHEDLVFGETFVKFTSDLFEKGQLNPVRSVKVFKGFEKFGVGLRNGLKELEERGSSAEKFVVRL; translated from the coding sequence ATGTACAAGAGAAAACTAGAAAGCGTTGATGTCGGGAGCATCCTAGTCTCTCAAATGCAAGAAAGACACCTCAAGAGGATCAGTATCAGAAGCGGTCCTTTAATTGGTGTTGAAGCACCCTTGCCGTTATTCCAACAGGCTGCCGTTGTCAAGTCatttgaagaggaaatAATAGTATCGGATCAGATACCTGTTCCTCAAAGACTGGAGGACCACGAGATTTTAATCCGCAACAAATATACAGGATTGAACCATGTGGACTGGAAATCCAAAAAGTACCGCTTTAATATTCATTCATTCCCATGGATCAACGGGAGAGAATCCAGCGGTATTGTTGTCCGCAGGGGTGCTAAGGTCGATAGGGATAGATTTCCAATCGGGGCCGAGGTGTTTCTAGCGAGCACATGCTACCGCGAGCTCAAAACATCCACATTCCAGGAATTTACAGTATTCGACTCGAGACTTGTGTGGAGGCTGCCACGCGAGATTCTCCCTGACGGTACTACTCGCAAAAGGTTCGGACTCGACTTCGCAGCCGGAGTTGGTGTGCCGCTGGTCACTGCGGGCTCCGCGCTCTCATCTTTCGTCGACTTCAATGAGATTGGGAAGGCAGACCAGGGCAGGTCCTTGGTTGTTTGGGGAGGCTCAAGTTCTGTCGGCATATTCACAATCCAGCTCGCCAGAAACCTAGgaattttcaagaatatCATTGCTGTGTCAAGCTTGAGATATGAGGATTACCTAAAGGAGTTGGGGGCTACGGCCGTTATCGACAGAACGCTTCCTTCTGAAGAACTGGTGCAGAAATTCCAAGAGTTATGCCCAACGGGTGTCGATTATGGTGTCGACGTGATTTCTAAGAAGACAGCAgagcttgttcttgaaatcttgaaagatgGAAAAGGGACGAAAAAGTCTCTAGTATGCCTCAGCGGCGCTCCTGGCGAGGACGTGAGGGCTAAATACCCTGACATTAAGGTCGAAGCCGTGGGGATTAAGAGGTTTCATGAGGATCTGGTATTCGGGGAGACTTTCGTGAAGTTCACATCTGACCTATTCGAGAAAGGCCAATTAAACCCTGTTCGCAGCGTTAAAGTGTTTAagggttttgaaaagtttggtgTTGGTTTAAGAAATGGGTTGAAGGAACTTGAGGAGCGTGGCTCTAGCGCGGAGAAATTTGTAGTACGTTTGTAA